The genomic region GGAAAAAAAAAACGTGAGAAGAAAAAACGGGAGAAAAAGTTTGGGTGTTGTCGAAATCTGTCCATAATTAGTTTGTGAAGCTATATATAGGTACGTATATGTGTATATATGTTGATTTTGGGTTTTATTTGAGTTGATCGATTTTGAGTTTTATTTGAGTTGATCGATTTTGAGTGTGATTGAGTTGTTCGATTTTTGAGTACGTTTGATGTATATATATATATATATATATATATATATGTTGATCGATTTGGTTGATGATTTGATAATATATATGAAGTTGTTGTTAATAAGTAGTAGATATATATATATATATGTTAATTAATTTATAATATTGTGTTGATGGTATGAAGTTGTTGATGATTTTGTGATGATGTTGATATATAATATTGTTATGTAATTATTAAGTATATATATGTCTTAATTAATTTGTTATTAATTAGTTGTAGTACGTAGAATACTAAATGAATTGAGATTTTATATATAGAATTTAATTAATAATTAGCTAGAGTTATACGTATATATTTTGTTATATTTTCAGGATATGGATAAGAGTTGGATTTCGCTTCCAAAATGGGACAAAAGATATGGTAAAAGAGTTATGAGTTTTCTGGAATATGCGCTGGCTAATGCTAACGGGAATACAATTTTCTATTGCCCATGCACGAAATGTCAGTGTCGCAGCGATATGCATCGATTTGCGATTGACAAAATATGGCAGCACCTGAAGAGTAACCGGTTTTGGAAGAAGTACACATGTTGGTTATATCACGGTGAAACATCATCAGGGGGTCCGCATGATCATGGCCAATTTTCTGAGACGGGCAGTACATCCAACGATCCAACAACGGCCTTCATCAACGACATATTTCCTTATGAGTGCGAAGACGAAAGACGGTCCTAAGGCACGCATTAATCTAAAAAAAATGCAATTAAGAAGACATCTGTGGTTGAAAGAAGGGAAGAAAAAAATGCCTCAAGCTCCTTACACCGTGAAGCCTGACCAGAAAAACCTAATTTTCAAGTGGATGAGTTGTGTGAAGTATCCTTCAGGCTATGCAGGAAATATAGCCCGGTGTGTGAACTTCCGGGACAATAAGATGTACGGGTTGAAGAGTCATGACTGTCATATCCTGCTAGAACGTCTCTTCCCTGTTTTCATTCGACCGTTCCTTCCCTGTCAGGTGGTGGAGCCGTTAGTAGCGTTGGCAAGATTCTTCCAGAAGTTATGCACACGGGAAGTGAAAAAATCTAACCTCCGGGAAATGCAAGAGGACATCATTTATATCATGTGTAAATTTAAGAGGATATTTCCTCCAAATTTTTTTGACATCATGCCTCACCTGATGATCCATCTTCCCAAGCAATTGTTGTTTACCGGTCCAGTACACTACACTTGGATGTATCCCATGGAAATGTACGTTTTTTACACCTGAATTCCTCAATATATATACTTGTTCACTAATCATAACACTTTGCAACTTGATTTATCGGTGAACACTGCTACAAGTTCTTACGAAGATGACCCGTTCATTTTTGCCAGATCGGTAAAACAAGTGTTTTATCTTGATGACCTTCTAAGGGTGACGCGTGGACAGTAGTCAACCTTGTGCACCCTCGAAACATTTACCGGGCGGTTACACTTGGAGAGGCCGAAGACGAGGAAGAAGATGTTGCATATCAAGAGCCCAGCGCAATAGGTATTCCTAACTCCTCTACCGTTCGCCTTAGTAATTTTAAAGCAGATCGTTCAGTGCGAATTCATGATGAAGAGCCAAGGCTTATTGATGTTGATCCAAATCAAGAAACAGACGAAGACTCTGACGATAAGGAAAGGCATAGATTACCAGAAATTAATTCTGACACCGAAGAAGACTCATCGGATGATTCCGATTACGAGCCTTAGTTTTAATTCCGATTACATTAATTTGTAATAAAAAAGAATGTATAACCTTTATAGTTTATATATGTTGAATTCATATTTCTGTTATTTTATATGAATTTTGGTGATATATGAACATGAAGTTAGTATGGTTTAAACCTTCTGTTTTTTTAATGTATTTTTTGTACTTTAGCCGACGAAATATATCATAATTCGTCGGCTTAAACGATCTTAGCCGACGAAATATACCATAATTCGTCGGCTTAAATCATCTTAGCCGACGAAATAAGTCATAATTCGTCGGCTAAGATGCGGTTAGCCGACGAATACCCTAATATTTCGTCGGCTAAACCCTAAAATTTTTATATGACTTGTTGGGTCTCATCGGTTTGAAACTATTTTCAGTTGAAGGTCCGGGCAAAATACGTAATTTAAACGGTCCAATGACCTTTTCTGTGCGTTTAGGGGTTTGACTTACGGAATTGACCGTCCGGATCGAGCCCTTAACCTTGTCGGATCAAGTTGAATTTTTTCCCATACATGTATTTTATCATGATGGTCAGATCTGATGGTCGGATTTTCGTTTCTCAAGTTTGATCATCACAATCACAACATGCCTACTAATGTTGTATAACTTGTTTACCAAGTGTTTAAGTAAATGTTCCGTTTCAAAAACAAACTAAACGTAGAACCTTCAAACGCAAAAAATTTGTGAAATAAGATATGACCAGAATGGTGAAATACGTCTACGGTTGAAAAATCAAGGTATTCCGATAAAGTCTCGGTACCGATAGTTGCGGTCAATGCAATTTTCTATTCTTTATCCCTATGGGCAGCACTATCTTCGGTGGTTATTTTCCGTAAAATTTTTATATGACTTGTTGGGTCTCATCGGTTTGAAACTACTTTCAGTTGAAGGTCCGGGCAAAATACGTAATTTAGACGGTCCAATGACCTTTGCCATGCGTTTAGGGGTTTGACTTACGGGATTGACCATCCAGATCGAGCCCTTACCCTTGTCGGATCAAGTTGGATTTTTTCCCACACATGTATTTTGTCATGATGGTCAGATCTGACGTCGGATTTTCGTTTCTCAAGTTTGATCATCACAATCACAATATGCCAAACGTATAAAAAGTATTTTAGCCGATGAATTTCAAAAGTTAGCCGACGAATTTCAAAGGTTTTGCCGACGAATTTCAAGTGTTTAGTCGACGAATTTCATCTTAGCCGATGAATTTAATAGGTTTAGCCGACGAAATAAAAATTTTGTCTGCTAAAGTTATCGGGTATATCCCAGTCGACAGCCTCCAAAGTGCGACAACCCTAAAAAACCCTCCTGCTACTCCAGCCTTGAGCCCTCCCTCCTCCTCCTGTTGCTTCAGCCTCGAGCCCTCCCTCCTCCTAGAGTACATTTCTGTTTCACATTTCATTTTGTGTTTGCTTTGATTTTCCGGTCAATTGCAATGTTTGCACCACTTTTAGCTCATCATCGGGAAATTTCATGGTAGGGAATGTGGAAAGTATTTAGGAAGTGTATATGTTAGAGTTTGGGAGCATCCAAACACATGTAAATTTGTCTCTGGAAATTTGGATTTAGAGAATGGGTTTACATTGTTTGATTTTGTAGTGTTGTTAGGAAGTGTATATTTGTATTTAGGAAGTGTATATTTGTATTTAGGAAGTGTAAATTTGTATTTAGGAAGTGTATATTTTTATTTAGGAAGTGCATATTTAAGAAGTGTATATTTGTATTTAGGAAGTGTATATTTATATTTAGGAAGTGTATATTTGTATTTAGGAAGTGTATATTTTTTTTTTTGGACTAATTGAATGGGTTTGCATTGTTTGATTTTGTGATACGGTGTTGTTACGAATATGAAAATAAGCATGAAACTGACCTCCTCTTCTTGTCATGAAATATAAATCTAAAAGTTAAGAGCTTAAAAAATTAATTTTTAAAAGTTACATATCTAAATTTTTTTTTTTTCTAAAAGGCTGACGCCTTGATGAGGCTCTCGCTCCATAGCCTTGGCTATGCCTTAGCCTTTTAAAACATTGGCCTTGATTCAAATTAATATTTTAAACAAGATGAGCGGTAATTTTAGATCGACGAAGAGTTCGAAGGGCCAAAGGTCCGAATCGTCTGAGGGAACCTCTAGCAACCCTCAAACGTCGTTTCAGGGCCCCATGACAGCCAGACGTGCGACCCTTCTGGAGACGGTGCAGAGGCAGACGGAGGTGCCCCCTTCATCAAGGCAGCGGGGCGTCTCTCATTCCTCGAGGCAGCTATGGCCTCAGACCCAGACGGAGGTGTCTGCACCCCGTATGCCTGAGATACACCGGGCGCCCACTCCGGGTCCTACTTCTTCGGATAGTGGGTCATCTGGGGTACAGATGTCGCCACCTCATCTATTCCTTCCGCGGATGATACCGGCCTTACTTGCAGTCGATGGTTCAGGGACGCCGATTTATCCACTGCCCCCGCCAGTGGCTCCATCAGCGGCGTACCGGTTCGTACCTTTTGATACGCCTCTTATTTCTGCGAGGGTATCATCATCGGCGACAGAGACGGAATCCGTCGCGTCCGCCGCATCACCCTCAGGTAATGAAAGATGAATGATTTGTTTTCTTATAATTCTCCGATTTTAATAATCAATTTGGTTTATCATGTGATAAGCACCGTCAGAGCGAAGTCGGCAAAGAAGAAGAGAGGCCCCGTCACAAGGAAGGCTCTCGAGAAGATCTTCAGTACCTCAGGGAGGATCGTCATCCGTACTGACGGGGATGGCGACATAGTATCGAGCGGGAAGTCGAGGACGTACTCCGGCCGCGTGGGAGCGCTCATTAGGGATAGAGTCCCTATGTTGTGGTCAGACTGGGGCGAGGTCCCGCAGGGGGTTAAGGACATGGTTCACAACGCGATGTCGGTGAGTTTACAAAATGCCTCAATAATATTATGTATTACATTGTTGATTTCTCGAAAAACTAAACTAATAAACGGTTAAATGCAGGATTGGTTTGAGGTTCCCGAGCACCTGAAGAGCAGCTGGGCGGACGTTGTGCATGGGGGAAGGTACGTTGGGAAGTTAATGAAAAAAAAAATTGTATGTGATATTAATAATATTTCTAATATTTTTGTTGTATCTGTAGGTACAAGGAGTGGAAGAACGAGTTGCAGACCCACTGGATTACGCACGGGAACGCACATTCTGGTACCCCTGCTGAGTTCCAGTACAGGGAGTACGAGTGGCGTTAGCTTTTGACATCAAAATTCAACAACCCTCGTACACAGGTATTTAAAAAAATTAATTAGTTAATTTGTCATTAAGTACGTGCGTTTTTAAATATTTTACTAATAGTTTTTTTTTTCTTTGAAGGCCGTTTCCCGGGCGAACGCTCAGAACCGGCAACGCAACACAAGGAACCATCATGCCGGTTCTAGACCGTTCGCTGTCTTCATGGACGAGGCGGCCAGGGAACATCCAGAAGTCAACCGGTACGTCTATACGTACGAGAAGGTATATCCTGACGCCCAGGAGGATATTGTAAGTCATCTTATGTTTTTAAATTTTTAATTTTACTTATATATATGTCAAAATGTTAATTAATAATTTTTTTCCTATTCAATTAGGCGAAGGTGAGGGAGGCTAGTGACGAGGTGATGAGTGCTATAGTGAGGGAGACATGGCCGGACACGCAGGAGGAAGAGATGTCCGAAGCCATGTCCCGGATCGACACTTCGGATCTTATGGTTGGGGCGAGGATCATGAGCACAGCCTTCCCACCACGAGCAAACAACTTCTATTGCCGGGGTCTAGGAAAGAAGGGCGAGGGGGTCCTGAAGACCACTCCAGAATTCAACGAAAGGCAACCTCGACCAGCAGCAGGGCCACGACCACCAGGACGACTCAGCTAGAGTCGGAAGTTCAAAGACTACTGGAACAGCAAGCTGCTCAGGTTATTTTAATTTATTTTTTAAAGAATTTAGCTATATTTTATTTTTTATTTTTATTTTTTATAAAAAAGTTTCGTCTCCTAAGTGAATTTTTCCGTAGGCTATATTGTGAGTGAATTTAGCTATATTGTAAGAACTACTTAGGCTACAAAACACGATTCTGTCGCCTAAGAAAATCATAATTTTTTTTTATTTTTTAATTTCGTCTCCTAAGTAAATTTTTCCGTCTCCTAAGTGTCACTTAGGCTACGGAATTCAATTCCGTCTCCTAAGTGCTACTTAGGCTACGGAATTCAATTCCGTCGCCTAAGTGCTACTTAGGCTACGGAATATTTTTCTGTCTCCTAAGTGCTACTTAGGCTACGAAATTGTTTGAATTCTGTCTCCTAAGTGCTATTTTCCAGTAGTGATACATACTGACAACAATTCCATCTGCTAAGAAGAATTTCATATTCGTCGGCTAAGAACATGCATGTCCGACAAAAACTTTCCGTCGACATAGATTCTTATCGACGATTCAGTTTGTCGACAAGGAAGGCAAGGGTCCGTCGGGTTTGATCGCTCTTAGTCGACGACTAACTTCAATTTCGTCGCCTAAGTGTCTACCTCACGACACTTAAGCGACGGAACTTAGACGACGGATAATTCGTCGGCCAAGATTATACCCGACAGATATGTAGTCTTAAGTGACGTGTTATTTCTATCGGTTAAGTCGATATTTCCTGTAGTGGATGAAGATGATGATGAAGAGGGTACAGGGAAACATTAATCCAAGCTCTCCAAGCTCAAATCGAGGTGTCACACACAGGTCACAACTAATTAAGCCATAAAATAGTTTCTATATATATTGTATATATTTCTGTATCCGATTACTATTTAGCTACACTAGTTTCAATGGGACTGGGGTCATGAGTCTACTATGCTTACTTACCATTTTCGAGACTATTCTTCTTAGTCGATAACAATGACAATCAAAAATGGATTACAAACACTGTTTTTTCTTGTTTTCCCAGAACCCTAGCCAGCCAAATTAAAATTTGACCAGCAAACATGTGAACTAAAAATGAGATTTACCACATAAATTATTAACCCAGGTAAGAGTAAGACGTTGATGAGCATCAAACTCGTGAAAGATTCTCCGCCTCCTCAGTAGCCACCAGAAGGGATCGAATTTCTAGATATCAGTGTTGCAGGTACAGGTACGTGTGCGTAGGGAGAGACTCACTGCCTGACTCTATGGAGAAAGAGAAAGAGAGAGTTTTGGTGTCCCGTGGGTTTTGGTCGACATGTCAACCGGTACCAGTCATCTCTGTCTTTGTATTATCATCTTTCTCTTCTCACTGTCACTATTGACAGTCTCCCCTGCTGGGCCCCTACCAACCCTCACCTCTCACGGACGGCACCTCTCTCTCTCTCTGTTCATTCTTGGTCCTAACACAATTATGGCGTAATGATTTTTTCACCTCATGTCAATTGCTGGCTGTAAAGGCAACTCTTTTTTCACTCATTAGTCTCGGACTCTTATTTCCTTTTTTGGCCCTTTCAGACTCGACCTTCATTTCATCGTGTAAATTATTTGATATTATATTGAATAGGAGAGGAGAGAATGGTCCAGTTGAGTCTATGGCTGGCCGACTTTGAGAGAGAGAGAGAGCAGCAGCCGTATTAGATAAGGAGGAGACACAGAAAGAGATAGACATAGAGAGAGAAAGAGAGAAAGAGAGAAGAGAGATTCTCTCCTCGTTTATTTTCTGTTTGGTGTTTTTCATTTCCAAGCTTCAAACAAAAACCTTGTTTAATTCTGGGTTTCTTAATTTCTAGCTACTTCTCTCTCAGCTTGGGGATCGATACAAGAACCAAAAGCTTAGCTTGGTTCTCAGATTTTAGTTGTATATTGTCTTCTACACCACCTAAAAGCTTTTGTCTTTTCTTAATTTTGTTGATAGTTCGAGCTAGCTTTTGTTTTACTCCTTTGTTTTGAGCAAGTTCCAGCCTCAAGATGATGTCATCTGAAGATGGGCTTTCAGTTCCCTCGACCATTGGTGGAGGGTTTCTTCTCCAGGAGTCAAATCCGAGCCCTAACCCTAACCCTAATACGATTAATCCGGCCCTCAAGAGGAAGCGAAATTTACCCGGAACTCCAGGCAAGTATATTGCATGTATTTAATTTCAATTATTAGCTAGCTTCACTAATCATCAAGGATTTATTTTTAATTTAGTTTTTTCAATTATTTCCAGATCCAGATGCAGAAGTTATAGCTTTGTCCCCAAAATCTCTAATGGCCACAAACCGATTCCTCTGCGAAATCTGCAACAAGGGCTTCCAGAGGGACCAGAACTTGCAACTTCACCGACGCGGCCACAACCTTCCATGGAAGCTGAAACAAAGATCGAAGCTCGAAGTGATTCGAAAGAAGGTCTACGTCTGCCCGGAGAAGAGCTGCGTGCATCACGAGCCTTCACGGGCACTCGGAGACCTGACCGGAATCAAGAAGCACTTCAGCAGAAAGCACGGTGAGAAAAAGTGGAAGTGTGAGAAGTGCTCGAAGAAGTACGCAGTCCAGTCAGATTGGAAAGCACATAGCAAGATTTGCGGGACTAGAGAGTATAGATGTGACTGTGGCACACTCTTTTCCAGGTAACCCCCGTCTCTCCCGTTTCGAGAAAACACTATTCTCTGAGCCAGTCATGTCATTAGTCTTCCTTGTGAGTGAGACGATGATTTAGATTCTTATTTCTTTTTCTTTTTGGAAGAGATTCTCTTGCTTAAGATTAATTTTGATGGAGAATATACATTAAATGCATGCAAATATGCAATATCTGAATTTAATGTTGTATGACTGAGTGGAATATTTTCCAAAACAGGAAAGATAGCTTCATAACTCATAGAGCTTTCTGTGATGCATTGGCGGCAGAAGAAAGCGCAAGGTTTGGTTCTACTTCAACAGCCACCAACATTAACATTCCGAGCTTCATGAATGGATCTATTACCTCTAATCAACCTCATCATCATCAACAACAGCAACAAGCGAGGAACATCCCCCAATTCTTACCAATCTTCCAACATCAGCAGCAGCCCGAATTCCCGGGCTCAGATCACCTCTCTGCAGCAAATCTAGGCTTGTCTGAAATGGTGCAGCCGGCGTCGTCGTCAATGGATATGTTTGGACCCTCTTCCTCACAGAACCAGTGGCTCAACAAGTTCCCCGAGGCATCGTTTACGAATGGGAATCTCTCTGTGTCGTCATTGATGACACGAGGACTCAAGGAGGAGGAAGACTCCAAAGCAAATTTAAATTTGTCCGGAACGATGAGTTCGGGCTCTTTCTATAACAATAATCAGAGTCCGGGTCACATGTCAGCCACAGCACTCTTGCAAAAAGCAGCTCAAATGGGATCTACAACAAGCAACAACAACGACGTCGACATTCCGGCTGCCTTCGGCTTCATGAACTCTTCACCGTACAGCCACAACAAGAACAATGAGAACTTCAATGTCTTGCTCAACTCTCTATCTTCTTCAACTCAAATGGGAGACGGGTCTCCGTCATTGTTTTCGACTTCATTCCTGAGCAACAAGATTAATCATCTGAATCAGATGATGAACCTGCCTCTAGGAACTGGTAGTTCTACTTCTAGAGTGAATGAGACCGAGAAGAGTAGCTTAACGAGGGATTTTCTCGGAGTAGGTGGAGTTAATGGTGTAACCTTCTTTCAACAAGAGCTAGGTGCAGCAAGTTTAGCTTCAATGGGTTCAGCTATGGATCACTTGACCCAGTACAGTAGCAGTACTAGTGGTGCTACTCAGCAATGAGAAACCTTTCATTACAAGGTAGTGTTGTACCCTTAATTTAGCCTTAATTTTTGTTGTACTATAAGCTAGTGTTAATTAGATGAAACACTTGATTATACCAATTATGGGAATTAGAGTTTAGCAGAGAAGGAAGAACGAGAGGGGCCAGTGCATGTTTTGGCTAAACAGGGAAGGTGAATTATCGGGCCCCGGCCTCCATGCAATGTTGTATAATTTTCATTGTTCTTTTGAAGTTCTTTTTAAAGCCTTATATATTGATTGTCATCGTTGGGTAAGAGTAGTCCCGAATTTCATCACTGCCTAGCTTAAGAAAGCTTTCTCCTTCTCACCGTCAACTACATTTTCGACCATCCATTTTAATAAAGGCCTCTTATATATGTGGACCATATTACTTACCCTAGCTCGTCCTCATTCTGTTTTTGGCCAAATCTTTAATTAATTGCTATAGATGTGAAGTAATTTGCATTCCCAAGAAATGTAGGGTGCCAAGATGGTGTTAACTATTGAATTAACTAAATAATATTGTTGTCATATGTCAAGTGTTAGTCACACCTTAGAGCAAATCCACCCTCTGGGTCTTTGTTGGGAAGGCCTTGATCATGTGCGAGACCTGGGTCGCCACGTGACAGAGATTTTGGGCTGCAGTTTCCACTCACGATTTATGTTTCTGGGTCGCCACGTGGCAGTGACTGTTTATTGAATTTTATATTAGGTATTTTGAATGTGAATAATAATTTTATATATTAATAAAATTATAATTAAATAAATAAAATGACATATTGAAATTAAAATATTTATTTCATGACTTAAATTGACAGGCCAAGCCTAGAAAAAATAAAATACAATTATTTAAAAATAACACAAACAAAACATAAAACCGAAATCTAAATATCCATGTTGCCTTGCACTTCCCATAAATGCTCGATAAGATCTTCTTAAAGGTTTGAGTGATTGTACTGATTCCTAATTTCATTATACCGCTCCATAAAACCTTCAAAAGTATGAGCATCTCTACCAACTTCCTCAAAGTCTTGCCCGGTAGGTCCATCCCAAACTTCTGCT from Fragaria vesca subsp. vesca linkage group LG3, FraVesHawaii_1.0, whole genome shotgun sequence harbors:
- the LOC101312134 gene encoding zinc finger protein NUTCRACKER-like, with the translated sequence MMSSEDGLSVPSTIGGGFLLQESNPSPNPNPNTINPALKRKRNLPGTPDPDAEVIALSPKSLMATNRFLCEICNKGFQRDQNLQLHRRGHNLPWKLKQRSKLEVIRKKVYVCPEKSCVHHEPSRALGDLTGIKKHFSRKHGEKKWKCEKCSKKYAVQSDWKAHSKICGTREYRCDCGTLFSRKDSFITHRAFCDALAAEESARFGSTSTATNINIPSFMNGSITSNQPHHHQQQQQARNIPQFLPIFQHQQQPEFPGSDHLSAANLGLSEMVQPASSSMDMFGPSSSQNQWLNKFPEASFTNGNLSVSSLMTRGLKEEEDSKANLNLSGTMSSGSFYNNNQSPGHMSATALLQKAAQMGSTTSNNNDVDIPAAFGFMNSSPYSHNKNNENFNVLLNSLSSSTQMGDGSPSLFSTSFLSNKINHLNQMMNLPLGTGSSTSRVNETEKSSLTRDFLGVGGVNGVTFFQQELGAASLASMGSAMDHLTQYSSSTSGATQQ